In Micromonospora sp. NBC_01813, the following are encoded in one genomic region:
- a CDS encoding NAD(P)-dependent alcohol dehydrogenase translates to MKAIVQDRYGSPDVLRLCDVDTPTPGNGEVLVRVHASSVNAYDWHAMRGDPYLARLSFGLRRPRAAVRGQDFAGRVEAVGPGVTRWRPGDEVYGEAGPAGGAFAEYLCVAENLVEAKPVNLSFEQAAAIPLAATTALICLRDAADLRAGQHVLINGASGGVGTFAVQLAKAFGAQVTAVCRTRNVELVRSLGADHVVDYTREDFTRTDVVRAGRRYDVLLDLVGNRSLAGCRRVLTPDGTLLLSGGGVFTGGSVFGPMSLLVRGPLVGRFVRHRIVSPSATAGRGHLAALRELAEAGKLTPAIDRTFQLSEAADAIRYVETEHARAKVVVTVSGSNR, encoded by the coding sequence ATGAAGGCGATCGTGCAGGACCGGTACGGCTCACCCGACGTTTTGCGGCTGTGCGACGTCGACACCCCGACCCCCGGCAACGGTGAGGTGCTGGTCCGGGTGCACGCCAGCTCGGTCAACGCGTACGACTGGCATGCCATGCGCGGCGACCCGTACCTGGCCCGGCTGTCGTTCGGGCTGCGCCGGCCCCGCGCGGCGGTGCGGGGTCAGGACTTCGCCGGCCGGGTCGAGGCAGTCGGCCCGGGAGTGACCCGGTGGCGGCCCGGCGACGAGGTGTACGGCGAAGCCGGGCCGGCTGGTGGCGCGTTCGCCGAGTACCTGTGCGTCGCCGAGAACCTGGTCGAGGCGAAACCGGTGAACCTGAGCTTCGAACAGGCGGCGGCGATCCCGCTGGCCGCCACCACCGCCCTGATCTGCCTGCGGGACGCCGCCGACCTGCGGGCCGGGCAGCACGTCCTGATCAACGGGGCGTCCGGTGGGGTGGGCACCTTCGCGGTGCAGCTGGCCAAGGCGTTCGGCGCACAGGTGACGGCGGTCTGCCGGACCCGCAACGTCGAACTGGTCCGGTCGCTCGGCGCGGACCACGTCGTCGACTACACCCGGGAGGATTTCACCCGTACCGATGTCGTCCGGGCCGGCCGCCGCTACGACGTGCTGCTCGACCTGGTCGGCAACCGGTCGTTGGCCGGCTGTCGGCGGGTGCTGACCCCGGACGGGACGCTGCTGCTGTCCGGCGGCGGCGTGTTCACCGGCGGCAGCGTCTTCGGGCCGATGAGCCTGCTGGTCCGGGGGCCGCTGGTGGGGCGGTTCGTCCGGCACCGCATCGTTTCGCCGTCGGCGACGGCGGGCCGAGGTCATCTGGCGGCGCTGCGGGAGTTGGCCGAGGCCGGCAAGCTGACGCCGGCCATCGACCGGACGTTCCAGCTGAGCGAGGCGGCCGACGCCATCCGGTACGTCGAGACCGAACACGCCCGCGCGAAGGTCGTCGTGACCGTGAGTGGTTCAAACCGGTGA
- a CDS encoding TetR/AcrR family transcriptional regulator, translated as MPKRVDHEQRRRQIGEALLRIASSRGLQAASMREVAVEAGVSLRLVQYYFHSKQELLLGALGYLGEQLSARVTDRIRSLGSPTPRNIVFGTLTAILPTDAESRQLTRTYAAYYTLVLAEPDLAREHGASYPDALERFLARQLRDAQQAGQVDADLDADTVAAGLLAMTNGLGSSVLGGQRDGAAALAILTYHLDQLFSRTSPV; from the coding sequence TTGCCCAAGCGCGTCGACCACGAACAGCGCCGCCGACAGATCGGCGAGGCGCTGCTGCGGATCGCCAGCAGTCGCGGCCTGCAGGCGGCGAGCATGCGTGAGGTGGCCGTCGAGGCGGGCGTGTCGCTGCGGCTCGTGCAGTACTACTTCCACAGCAAACAGGAGCTGCTGCTCGGCGCGCTCGGTTACCTCGGCGAGCAGCTCTCCGCGCGAGTCACGGACCGCATCCGGTCCCTCGGCTCCCCCACCCCCCGCAACATCGTCTTCGGCACACTCACCGCGATCCTGCCCACCGACGCGGAGAGCCGACAGCTGACCAGGACCTACGCCGCGTACTACACATTGGTCCTCGCCGAACCCGACCTCGCCCGGGAACACGGTGCCAGTTACCCGGACGCGCTGGAGCGTTTTCTCGCCCGGCAACTGCGCGACGCCCAGCAGGCCGGGCAGGTCGACGCGGACCTCGACGCCGACACTGTCGCCGCAGGCCTGCTCGCGATGACCAACGGTCTCGGCTCCAGCGTGCTCGGCGGCCAACGCGACGGCGCGGCCGCGCTGGCGATCCTCACCTACCACCTGGACCAGCTGTTCAGCCGTACGTCACCGGTTTGA